The Alphaproteobacteria bacterium genome contains a region encoding:
- a CDS encoding EAL domain-containing protein, whose amino-acid sequence MDRTRSATEPLASEIDELGGLVKELADAVAAHEQMLESAIANATPPRPAAAPAPEPAARYAEPDRAEPAEAPRMPASGPFRGMEQSAIVAQIARAVEANRVDLFLQPIVTLPQRKVRYYEALARLRNDDGSLISPGDFLGPAEGSGLMPAIDNLMVFRSVQVVRRLSTKNREVGLFCNVSATTLANGIVFQEIADFLGANRVLAPYLVFEFSQGAVRQMGPIEHECLATLAEQGFRFSMDHMTDLRVEPRELADHGFRFIKVPAALLLSRAAASGDIHPADFSDLLGRFGIDLIAERIEGEATVVDLLDYDVRFGQGFLFSPPRPVRAEVLQGLAERQSERPAAPPVRVAERPAPARIEPEEDEPPVPLRRDTALAQLARGIVRRAQGA is encoded by the coding sequence ATGGACCGCACCCGCAGCGCGACCGAGCCGCTCGCCTCCGAGATCGACGAGCTGGGCGGCCTGGTGAAGGAACTCGCCGACGCGGTCGCGGCGCACGAGCAGATGCTCGAGAGTGCGATCGCCAACGCAACGCCGCCGCGCCCGGCGGCAGCGCCTGCGCCGGAGCCGGCCGCGCGCTACGCCGAGCCCGACCGGGCGGAGCCAGCCGAAGCGCCGCGCATGCCGGCCTCCGGGCCGTTCCGGGGGATGGAGCAGTCAGCAATCGTGGCGCAGATCGCGCGCGCGGTCGAAGCCAATCGCGTCGACCTCTTCCTGCAGCCGATCGTGACACTGCCGCAGCGCAAGGTGCGCTACTACGAGGCGCTGGCGCGGCTGCGCAACGACGACGGCTCGCTCATCAGTCCCGGCGATTTCCTCGGCCCCGCCGAGGGCAGCGGGCTGATGCCGGCGATCGACAATCTGATGGTGTTCCGCTCCGTGCAGGTGGTGCGGCGGCTCTCGACCAAGAACCGCGAGGTCGGGCTCTTCTGCAATGTCTCGGCCACGACGCTCGCGAACGGCATCGTGTTCCAGGAGATCGCGGACTTCCTGGGCGCGAACCGCGTGCTCGCGCCCTATCTGGTGTTCGAGTTCTCGCAAGGCGCGGTGCGCCAGATGGGACCGATCGAGCACGAATGCCTGGCGACGCTCGCCGAGCAGGGCTTCCGCTTCTCGATGGATCACATGACGGACCTGCGCGTCGAGCCGCGCGAGCTTGCCGATCACGGATTCCGCTTCATCAAGGTGCCGGCGGCGCTGCTGTTATCCCGCGCGGCGGCGAGCGGCGACATCCACCCGGCGGATTTCTCAGACCTGCTCGGCCGCTTCGGCATCGACCTGATCGCCGAGCGGATCGAGGGCGAGGCGACGGTCGTGGACCTGCTCGATTACGACGTGCGCTTCGGACAGGGCTTCCTGTTCTCGCCGCCGCGGCCGGTGCGCGCCGAAGTGCTGCAAGGACTGGCGGAACGGCAGAGCGAACGGCCCGCGGCTCCGCCGGTGCGTGTGGCCGAGCGGCCGGCTCCGGCGAGGATCGAGCCGGAGGAGGATGAACCCCCCGTGCCCCTCCGCCGCGACACCGCGCTCGCGCAGCTTGCCCGCGGCATCGTGCGCCGGGCGCAGGGCGCGTGA
- a CDS encoding ester cyclase, with product MPRLFELILAVASMAGASAASAQGLTEAQAREIIAPWYSLFNVATRGDVKAIQEQVLSADYESCSGYLPGECWGRDTSIKVVSSFSNSIPDMKFDIKEVLVAGDRVVVRGEVTGTPAGELFGVPHTGKSFRIMAIDIQTIRDRRIAKTFHMENWLSALGQLRAK from the coding sequence ATGCCGAGACTGTTCGAGCTGATCCTTGCGGTGGCTTCCATGGCCGGCGCGTCCGCGGCGTCCGCGCAGGGCCTGACCGAAGCACAGGCGCGCGAGATCATCGCGCCCTGGTACAGCCTATTCAACGTCGCGACGCGCGGCGACGTGAAGGCGATCCAGGAACAGGTGCTGAGCGCCGACTATGAATCCTGCTCGGGCTATCTGCCCGGCGAGTGCTGGGGCCGCGACACCTCGATCAAGGTGGTGTCGAGCTTTTCCAATTCGATCCCGGACATGAAGTTCGACATCAAGGAGGTGCTGGTCGCAGGCGACCGCGTCGTGGTGCGCGGCGAGGTGACCGGCACGCCGGCGGGCGAGCTCTTCGGCGTGCCGCACACGGGGAAGAGCTTCCGCATCATGGCGATCGACATCCAGACCATCCGCGATCGCAGGATCGCGAAGACCTTCCATATGGAGAACTGGCTGAGCGCGCTCGGGCAGCTTCGCGCCAAATAG
- a CDS encoding TetR/AcrR family transcriptional regulator, producing the protein MANPTDSKEKTLAAAAKLFCRRGYHGTAIHDILALSGAPRGSLYFHFPRGKEEIAEGAVALGSHAVIAFIAQAAGSARDAESFAVALARGMAANLEASDFREGCPIATTALEVATDSESVGKAAREAFAAWESEIAGALKRFGMKGGEAARAATAILSQLEGALLLARTARSLVPMRRAEDAVRMMVRGGRET; encoded by the coding sequence ATGGCCAATCCGACTGATTCGAAAGAGAAAACGCTGGCCGCCGCGGCGAAGCTGTTCTGCCGGCGCGGCTATCACGGCACCGCCATCCACGACATCCTGGCGCTTTCCGGCGCGCCGCGCGGCTCGCTTTATTTTCATTTTCCGCGCGGCAAGGAGGAGATCGCCGAGGGCGCGGTGGCGCTCGGGAGCCATGCCGTCATCGCCTTCATCGCGCAGGCGGCGGGGAGCGCGCGCGATGCCGAGAGCTTCGCGGTCGCGCTCGCGCGCGGCATGGCGGCGAACCTCGAAGCGTCGGATTTCCGCGAGGGCTGCCCGATCGCCACCACGGCGCTCGAGGTCGCGACCGATTCGGAAAGCGTCGGCAAGGCCGCACGCGAGGCCTTCGCCGCCTGGGAGAGCGAGATCGCAGGCGCGCTGAAACGCTTCGGCATGAAGGGCGGCGAAGCCGCGCGCGCCGCGACTGCGATTCTCAGCCAGCTCGAAGGCGCGCTGCTGCTGGCGCGCACCGCGCGCAGCCTCGTGCCGATGCGCCGCGCGGAGGATGCGGTGCGGATGATGGTGCGGGGCGGGCGGGAGACGTAG